The segment TTTTGGTCAATTACTGTTAGCGGCAATTGGAGAGTCACTTTCCAATTCTTCGATGGCAATGTGTACATTGTCGACTATGAGGATTATCACTAATGGGTATGCATAACCCCCCACATCCTTGCGAGTTCATTCAGACCACATATATGGAACCATTCGGCCTAAGCTGCCGGTACTTGTCAGAGCAGCTTGATGTAGCTCCTTCAACACTGAATCGAGTGTTAAAGCAGCAAAGTGGGGTTGGCCCAGAAATGGCGCTGAGGCTCTCAAAAGCGCTTGGGCGAAGCCCGGAAAGCTGGCTTGCAATGCAGGATGCTCATGACCTTTGGCAAGTGAAAAGAAGCGTGAAACTAGGAAAAGTGCAGAGAGTCAATCTTGACGCTGCATAACAATTAAATCAAAAAGGACGGGCCGCTACGCGGCCCGCTCTATTATTACAGGCGTTAGGCATCAATCGAATTTATCAAGGAGGCAAAAAATGTCCGTAAAAAATGGTAGTTGCGGGTGTGGAAATTTAAAATACTCTATTGACGGTGAACCAATAAATTCGCTGTTTTGCTATTGCAAAGAATGCCAAATTCTTACTGGCTCGGATAAATGGTTTGGGGTATGGATTCCAAAAGATAATTTTAAAATTGTTAGTGGTAGTCCTGTTATCTTTACTCGTAAGGGTAGCTCAGGAAAAGACATGAATTATCTATTCTGTGAAAAATGCGGAGTAACAATATGCGCAGAAGTTACAGTAGGTAATTTTTATTCAGTTGCCGTATCCACTTTAAATAATTCAAATGAGTTTGTACCAGCAATGGCAATTTATACAGCTTCAGCTCCAAATTGGGCGGTGTTTCCTGAAGGAGTGCCTAAGTTTGAAATTTTACCCCCAAACCTGGGTGCTTAAATGCCTAACAAATTGCTCAACCTGAAGCCATACCTCCGCTTCGTTTCGCCCATGCACTGCGTGCATTTTATGGGCTACACTACGCTCCCGGCATGGCTCAGGTTAGCAAGGCGTTATGTTCCTTTGAGATATGAAGACATACCCAATGATCAACGACGAAGGAGAGATACACGGTTTCGAGATCGGTAATCTGCTCGTAACCCGTAAAGGTGTACTGAGAATAGTTGAACGCATTCCCGAAGTTACTGTAACTTTAAAGCCGAAACTATTTGCGCGTCCGCCACAGCATGATGTTTTCTGTCAATTTCAGTATCAGGGACAAGAATTTGAGATTGAAGAGCCATGGGGTGACAACTCTCGCTACTTAATTAGCGCTGTACCGCCAGGGCCTTGCCCGCAGATGGAGTTTATTGAAAGGGCTTTTGCCGAAGCGCGGAGTTGGCGGAACATAACAAACAAATCAAAAAGGAAGCGCTAACGCGCTCCTATTATTAAGGGCGTTACTGAGGCTTGTGATCAACAGATAAGCCGGCTGAAGTTCAACGCGAGTAGTTGGCTAGACATTCTAAAGAGCCAGCACGTGTTGTCAGGAGCAGCGACTCCGAAAGGCTCTCCAGCAGCACCTTGGAAGTCATCGCAGAAAAGTGGCGCTGTTCGATACGGGCCATAAGCCAGGCTGGCGACCCGTCGAATCTGGAGTTACTGTTATGGGGCGGTCAGTAATTAGCCGCGGTGAATCCGGGAGAGTATCATTTTTTTCGAAGTGGCAAAGAACACGTCAGGAGTAGCCGTAATGGGCCACAGTAACCATACTTTCAAAATGGGACACGGCGCTGCGCGCCGCGCCCCTTAATCTGGGCGTTGAGGCTGTAGAAAAACCCCTATACCGTTCGTTCTGATATATAATGTAGCCCTCACAGACAAAGAGGCTTTTCTGTTGCCTAACTTCAAACATTACGATTACAACCAGTCTTCTATGGTTGTCATCAACTACGAAGACCAGCTCCAGCCCGGTACTTTCGAGCACACCATCCACCACCTGATCGATAACAAGCTGGACCTGTCCGTTTTTCATCCCAACTACCGCAATGATGACAATGGCCGCCCGGCCTACGACCCGGCGATTCTGCTGAAGATCATCCTCTTCGCCTACTCCAAGGGCATTACTTCCAGCCGCGAGATACAGTGGTGCTGCGAGACCAACATCCTGTTCAAGGCTCTGTCCTGCGACAGCGTGCCCCACTTCACCACCATCGCGCATTTTGTCAGTACCCATACCGATGAGATCGAAGCCCTGTTCGAACAGATTCTGCTGGTCTGCCACCAACAGGGGCTGCTGGGCAATGAACTGTTTGCCATCGACGGCTGCAAGATGCCCTCCAATGCCGCCAAGGAGTGGTCCGGCACATTCAAGGAACTTGAGGAGAAGCGTGACAAGATCCGGCGTCGCATCCGCCATCAGTTAACCGAGCACCGGCGCCTGGACAAGCAGGATCCGGACAACCAGGCCCGGGTTGAGCGTTCGAAACAGACCCTGGAAACGCTCGATAAGGCCTGCGACCGCATCGACCGCTTCCTAAAGCAGGCGGCCCCAAGGATGGGACAAGGTCGCCGGCGCAAGGAAGTGAAGAGTAATATCACCGACAATGAAAGTGCCAAGATGACCACCAGCAAGGGCACGATCCAGGGGTATAACGGGGTTGCAACGGTCGACGGCAAGCATCAGGTCATTGTGGACGCCCAGGCTTTTGGGGAAGGCCAGGAACACCATACCCTACAACCGGTTATCGAGGCAGTCCGGGGACGCCTCAAGAAACTCAAGATCAACAGGAACCTCAGCAAGACCGGCACGGTAATCACTGCTGATACTGGCTTTGCCAATGAAGCCAACATGAAATACCTGAAGGATAACGGCCTCAATGCCTATATCCCGGACAACCAGTTCCGCAGCCGCGATCCCCGCTTTGCGGATCACAAAAACAAGTACGGCAAGAAGCCGGCAGTAACCGGCAAGCCCTGGGGCGGAGACAAGAAGAAGGCCGTTATCCCCGGCAGTGAGTTTACCTTTGATGCCAAGGCGCTGGTCTGCATCTGCCCCCAGGGAGAGACGCTCAGCTATAACGGAACCCGCACCAATGCCCAGGGTGACAAAGTGGCTTACTTCGAGGGACGCTTATTACAATGCCGACACTGTCCGAGGAAGAAGGCTTGTATGCACAACCCGGAATCCGCTGACCACCGAAAGGGGCATGGCAGGCAGGTGTCCTTTGTCCTAAAGCAAGCCGGCAAGCGGGAGTCCAGCACCCCGTATACCGACTGGATGAAGGCCAGGGTTGATAGTGAGCAAGGTAAGGAAATTTATGGGCACCGGATGTCGGTGGTGGAGCCGGTGTTTGGTAATATCGGAACCAACAAGGGTTTGAATCGGATCAGTCTGCGAGGCAAACGCAAGGCGCAGGGGCAATGGCGCTTGTATTGCATGGTTCACAATATTGAGAAGTTGATGAATTACGGGAAGCTGGCGGCATCACCGTGAGAGGATGAGCGAATATCTGATCGATCTGGGTAAATTCAGATGGAAACGTCAAATACAAACGAATCGATAAATGGTCATAGGTAGAGAGACAATAATACCAGCTTGGGAAGGCCTGACTTGTCAGTCGGTTTTTCTACAGCCTCGTTATGTGCATAGAGTAACTATCGAGTATGAAGATACTTTCACTACACATTAAGGGTACCATCGCAATTTTCGCGGCACTCTCTATCAGCGCCAGTATCGCTTGTACTTGTATGTACATGGGAGTATTTGAGGAATATTCAAAACTTCACCCAATAGTGGTCAGAGGTACGGTACGCGGGCATGGAGATACACTACCTAATCGTTCTGATTACTTCAAAACAATGACCGTAACGGTTTCTGAAACAATTAAAGGGAACTTTCCTCATACTTCGTTCGAGTTTTACGGGGATACAGGAATGTCTTGCCTTCGCTACATAACACTTGAAGACTACCCTATCGGCAGCGAGCACTTATTCATCCTCGAAAGCGAGGAAGCACTCCAACCTCTTCTAGTTTGCGGAGAGTCATCAGTTCTTATAACTGGGAGTACTGTCCAGGGGCATTTTAGAGACGCGAATGGATACCATATATATCAACAAGATCTTAATGAATTTATAACCAATTTGAGATGAAGGCACATAACAATCAAGTCAATAAAGGACGCAGCCTGCTCCGCACGGTTTGCGAATGGCTCCGCCATTTTATCGCAAACCGCACTCCACAGACTGCGCCCATTACTAAGGGCGTTGAGGCTGTAGAAAAACCCCTATACCGTTCGTTCTGATATATAATGTAGCCCTCACAGACAAAGAGGCTTTTCTGTTGCCTAACTTCAAACATTACGATTACAACCAGTCTTCTATGGTTGTCATCAACTACGAAGACCAGCTCCAGCCCGGTACTTTCGAGCACACCATCCACCACCTGATCGATAACAAGCTGGACCTGTCCGTTTTTCATCCCAACTACCGCAATGATGACAATGGCCGCCCGGCCTACGACCCGGCGATTCTGCTGAAGATCATCCTCTTCGCCTACTCCAAGGGCATTACTTCCAGCCGCGAGATACAGTGGTGCTGCGAGACCAACATCCTGTTCAAGGCTCTGTCCTGCGACAGCGTGCCCCACTTCACCACCATCGCGCATTTTGTCAGTACCCATACCGATGAGATCGAAGCCCTGTTCGAACAGATTCTGCTGGTCTGCCACCAACAGGGGCTGCTGGGCAATGAACTGTTTGCCATCGACGGCTGCAAGATGCCCTCCAATGCCGCCAAGGAGTGGTCCGGCACATTCAAGGAACTTGAGGAGAAGCGTGACAAGATCCGGCGTCGCATCCGCCATCAGTTAACCGAGCACCGGCGCCTGGACAAGCAGGATCCGGACAACCAGGCCCGGGTTGAGCGTTCGAAACAGACCCTGGAAACGCTCGATAAGGCCTGCGACCGCATCGACCGCTTCCTAAAGCAGGCGGCCCCAAGGATGGGACAAGGTCGCCGGCGCAAGGAAGTGAAGAGTAATATCACCGACAATGAAAGTGCCAAGATGACCACCAGCAAGGGCACGATCCAGGGGTATAACGGGGTTGCAACGGTCGACGGCAAGCATCAGGTCATTGTGGACGCCCAGGCTTTTGGGGAAGGCCAGGAACACCATACCCTACAACCGGTTATCGAGGCAGTCCGGGGACGCCTCAAGAAACTCAAGATCAACAGGAACCTCAGCAAGACCGGCACGGTAATCACTGCTGATACTGGCTTTGCCAATGAAGCCAACATGAAATACCTGAAGGATAACGGCCTCAATGCCTATATCCCGGACAACCAGTTCCGCAGCCGCGATCCCCGCTTTGCGGATCACAAAAACAAGTACGGCAAGAAGCCGGCAGTAACCGGCAAGCCCTGGGGCGGAGACAAGAAGAAGGCCGTTATCCCCGGCAGTGAGTTTACCTTTGATGCCAAGGCGCTGGTCTGCATCTGCCCCCAGGGAGAGACGCTCAGCTATAACGGAACCCGCACCAATGCCCAGGGTGACAAAGTGGCTTACTTCGAGGGACGCTTATTACAATGCCGACACTGTCCGAGGAAGAAGGCTTGTATGCACAACCCGGAATCCGCTGACCACCGAAAGGGGCATGGCAGGCAGGTGTCCTTTGTCCTAAAGCAAGCCGGCAAGCGGGAGTCCAGCACCCCGTATACCGACTGGATGAAGGCCAGGGTTGATAGTGAGCAAGGTAAGGAAATTTATGGGCACCGGATGTCGGTGGTGGAGCCGGTGTTTGGTAATATCGGAACCAACAAGGGTTTGAATCGGATCAGTCTGCGAGGCAAACGCAAGGCGCAGGGGCAATGGCGCTTGTATTGCATGGTTCACAATATTGAGAAGTTGATGAATTACGGGAAGCTGGCGGCATCACCGTGAGAGGATGAGCGAATATCTGATCGATCTGGGTAAATTCAGATGGAAACGTCAAATACAAACGAATCGATAAATGGTCATAGGTAGAGAGACAATAATACCAGCTTGGGAAGGCCTGACTTGTCAGTCGGTTTTTCTACAGCCTCGTTATGCGCCAATTTGAGATTTGTGAAGCCGTCCATGCACCTTGAAGAGTTGTCGTCGGAGAATTTGGGAGAGGTTCTGGCACTAGAGGTTCGCGAAGACCAAAAGGGCTTTCTCCCCTCGATAGATTCGTCTATCGAAATGGCAAAGGCATACCCTGATGCCGTTTGCCTAGCAGTTTGTGTAAGTGGCACTGTATGTGGGTTCGCACTTTATGGAACCGATGAGGAATCGGGGTCGTGGAAGATATTCAGGCTACTGATAGATAGGCGTTTTCAAGGCCAAGGTTTTGGCCGACGCGCGATGAATCTCCTGTTATCAAGACTGTGTGCAAAACATGCAGCTCACGAAGTGAGGATTGTCTATAGAGACTCTAATGAGGCCGCTAGACAGCTATATGATAGTCTTGGTTTTATCGAGTATGAACGACGTGGCGATAAAATACTTTCGAAGGCCACACTGGCTAGCGCATAACAAACTGTTCCTGAACGACCAAGGACAAGTGTCACGTCGCTTGCTTGCGCAACCAACGCGCCAATTTACCTTGGCGCCAGAACAAGGGCGTTATGTTGCTGGTCAGATTATGAGTTGGCTACAAATACTAGGAATTGTGTTTCTCTCGCTTGTAGCGATGTTTTGGTACTTCGATTGGAACACGAAACGAAGTTACAAGCCTACGAAGTCAGATTTGAAAAGCGTTATTGAGCGCACTTTGGATGACTCAATAGATTTAGGAAAATTTGATGAGATTTCGAGTGTGCCAATTCACTATTCAGTAGAACTTGAATCTATCCGCAAAAAGTACGTAGAAATTGTGAACAATCCAAATTTTATTGATCGGGAGATAACGAGAGAGCTGGTAGTCCCTCTCTCACCAGAAGGTAAATCGAAACTTAGAAGGTTGCTGGGTGAGCTTGAAGCACTCGCAACATAACAATCAAACCAAAATAGGATGCGGCTTGCGCCGCACCTATTGTTACGGGCGTTATGCAGCTTGACACCGTTGCGCAACACGCTACACTAAGTGGATGATCAAGTCCTTCAAGCACAAAGGATTGCGCGAATTTTACGAGTCCGGCAAGACTAGAGGCATCCAGGCCCAGCACAGCAAAAAGCTTAGAATGCAACTAGCTGCGCTAGACTCAGCGAAATCTATTGATGATATGAACATCCCTGGCTACCGCCTACATCCATTAAAAGGCAGCCGAAAGGGGTTTTGGTCAATTACTGTTAGCGGCAATTGGAGAGTCACTTTCCAATTCTTCGATGGCAATGTGTACATTGTCGACTATGAGGATTATCACTAATGGGTATGCATAACCCCCCACATCCTTGCGAGTTCATTCAGACCACATATATGGAACCATTCGGCCTAAGCTGCCGGTACTTGTCAGAGCAGCTTGATGTAGCTCCTTCAACACTGAATCGAGTGTTAAAGCAGCAAAGTGGGGTTGGCCCAGAAATGGCGCTGAGGCTCTCAAAAGCGCTTGGGCGAAGCCCGGAAAGCTGGCTTGCAATGCAGGATGCTCATGACCTTTGGCAAGTGAAAAGAAGCGTGAAACTAGGAAAAGTGCAGAGAGTCAATCTTGACGCTGCATAACAATTAAATCAAAAAGGACGGGCCGCTACGCGGCCCGCTCTATTATTACAGGCGTTAGGCATCAATCGAATTTATCAAGGAGGCAAAAAATGTCCGTAAAAAATGGTAGTTGCGGGTGTGGAAATTTAAAATACTCTATTGACGGTGAACCAATAAATTCGCTGTTTTGCTATTGCAAAGAATGCCAAATTCTTACTGGCTCGGATAAATGGTTTGGGGTATGGATTCCAAAAGATAATTTTAAAATTGTTAGTGGTAGTCCTGTTATCTTTACTCGTAAGGGTAGCTCAGGAAAAGACATGAATTATCTATTCTGTGAAAAATGCGGAGTAACAATATGCGCAGAAGTTACAGTAGGTAATTTTTATTCAGTTGCCGTATCCACTTTAAATAATTCAAATGAGTTTGTACCAGCAATGGCAATTTATACAGCTTCAGCTCCAAATTGGGCGGTGTTTCCTGAAGGAGTGCCTAAGTTTGAAATTTTACCCCCAAACCTGGGTGCTTAAATGCCTAACAAATTGCTCAACCTGAAGCCATACCTCCGCTTCGTTTCGCCCATGCACTGCGTGCATTTTATGGGCTACACTACGCTCCCGGCATGGCTCAGGTTAGCAAGGCGTTATGTTCCTTTGAGATATGAAGACATACCCAATGATCAACGACGAAGGAGAGATACACGGTTTCGAGATCGGTAATCTGCTCGTAACCCGTAAAGGTGTACTGAGAATAGTTGAACGCATTCCCGAAGTTACTGTAACTTTAAAGCCGAAACTATTTGCGCGTCCGCCACAGCATGATGTTTTCTGTCAATTTCAGTATCAGGGACAAGAATTTGAGATTGAAGAGCCATGGGGTGACAACTCTCGCTACTTAATTAGCGCTGTACCGCCAGGGCCTTGCCCGCAGATGGAGTTTATTGAAAGGGCTTTTGCCGAAGCGCGGAGTTGGCGGAACATAACAAACAAATCAAAAAGGAAGCGCTAACGCGCTCCTATTATTAAGGGCGTTATGTTTCTCAATACTTTCGGGCATGAGCAACACGCGCAGCTAAAGGTTACTAAGTATGAGATTTACGGTTGCGATACTGACATTGATCATCGGACTCACCGGATGTTCCCTCGGCGGACCCAGGCAGTTCGAGAATCACTTCATTTCGATGAATGAAACTATTGCAGATGAACATGTGCAATATAGCAACGGAAATCTCACAATCGATGGGGAACAGATTGCATTGCCGAGCGGAGAAACGCTCAATGTAAGCTATAGGAAAAATCCTAAGGTTATGAGGTATACAGTTAAAGTCGACGGTACTACTGTTGCGGATGTTGAAGTTACGTCCGAAACATAACCATCAATTCAATTAAGGACGCGGCAAGCCGCGCCCATTAACAACGGCTACATGGACTCCCCCAAGTGTCAAGCGCTGATGGTATTAGACCTTAAGGTATAGACTGCAGCTCTACATTCGGCCTTCGGATGAGTTGTTCTGTCAACTCGGGCCCAGATGAATATTCGCTAGTGAAATCGGCCTCATTCGTTAGACGATCTTTCTGATCACCCTTGTTACCAGGCTCTGATTTCATCGGTCTGACCTGTTTGTCATCTACCGCCTTCGCAGGACTCGGTGGGTATCTCTTGTAAATTCTTATTAGTTAAATTGTGTTCAATACAGTGCGTTAAATTTACTCGTCGTTCACACAGGCATCGTTCGATAGCTTTCCTGCTTCATCATCAAGGTCCATATTAACCTCGCATTTCTGGCCGCCAACGCGACCACTGCCCGCAAGTAGCCTCGGCGAGCAATCAGGTCCCTCAGCCAGCAGCTGACCCTGTCTTGTTTATCTCTCAAATTGGCCACCACTGCTCTAGCACCGTGTACCAGACAAGTGCGCAAATATTGGTCCCCTTTCTTCGTAATACGGCCCAGTTTGATCTTACCCCCTGTCGTGTATTGCCTGGGAACCAGTCCTAACCACGCTGCAAACTGCCGACTATTCTTGAACATCTTTGGGTTGGGTACGCTGGCCACTACGCCGCTAGCCGTCTGTTCTCCTATGCCAGGGATTGTCATTATTAGCCTGGCAATTGGGTGTTCTTTCACCAGCAATGCAAGTTCTCGATCATAGTCTTGAATCTGATCACTGGCCTGTTTGATACGCTGCCATAGATTGGCAATAACCCGCCTCGCAGTCATCGGCAAGCTATTCTCAGCATCTTCCAATATGCCCACTATCGCCTGCTGAGCCGGATAACGGCCTTTGGGCATCACAATGCCAAACTCACTCAGCAGGCCTCGAAGTTGGTTGATCATGCTAGTTCTGTCACGTACCAAGCCCTGGCGTACTCGATGTATACACAACACCGCCTGTTGATCCGGCGTCTTGATTGGGACAAACCAGATATTGGGCCGTAATACTGCTTCACAAATGGCCTCGGCATCGTTATTGTCATTCTTACTGCCCTTGCGGTATGGTTCAACAAACTTGGCCGCAATAAGGCCTACTCGGTGCCCGAGCTTAATGAACTCGCGGCCCCAGTAATGTGCGCCTGAGCAGGCCTCCATGCCAATGAAACAGGGTGGGCACTGAACGATGAAAGGCAATAGCTTGTTTCGCGATAACGACTTGCGTAGAACAACCTTACCCTGCTCGTTCATGCCGACGACACTGAAAGAATTTTTGGCCAAGTCTATACCGATGGTTGTAATATTCATTTGGGCTCCCCTTACTGTTAAGTGTATTGGTAACACATTCACTTTGGCACATTGCGATGCCGTTAGATAGGGGGAGTCCATTTCATTCGTTATGTAGCCAATAGAGATCAGCGATGGAGTCTAGAATCAGCATAATCACTTTGGGAGTTGAGGATCTAGAGAGGTCGCATCGCTTCTACAACCAGGGATTAGGATTTCCGACTTCACGCGATCCTGAGCAAGGAATAGTCTTTTTCCAAACTAGTGGAGTTTGTTTAGCCTTGTATCCTCTAACTAAGCTGGCCGAGGACGTATCCCCGTCACTATCAGCCAAGCGCAGTGGCTTTTCCGGGATAACGATTGCTCACAATACTAAGTCTAGAGAGGAAGTAGATGCTGTTCTGAAACTAGCCGAAAACGCTGGCGGCAGGATCGAGAAGCCTGCTCAAGATGTCTTTTGGGGAGGGTACAGCGGTTACTTCTCTGACCCAGATGGCTACTATTGGGAAGTAGCATATGCTGATAGCTGGGAGTTTAATAACGATGGTAGCCTGGTCATCGAATAGGCTACATAACAATCAAATCAATCAAGGACTCGGCGTAGCCGAGCCCATTATCCAAGGCGTTGAGGCTGTAGAAAAACCCCTATACCGCTCGTTCTGATATATAATGTAGCCCTCACAGACAAAGAGGCTTTTCTGTTGCCTAACTTCAAACATTACGATTACAACCAGTCTTCTATGGTTGTCATCAACTACGAAGACCAGCTCCAGCCCGGTACTTTCGAGCACACCATCCACCACCTGATCGATAACAAGCTGGACCTGTCCGTTTTTCATCCCAACTACCGCAATGATGACAATGGCCGCCCGGCCTACGACCCGGCGATTCTGCTGAAGATCATCCTCTTCGCCTACTCCAAGGGCATTACTTCCAGCCGCGAGATACAGTGGTGCTGCGAGACCAACATCCTGTTCAAGGCTCTGTCCTGCGACAGCGTGCCCCACTTCACCACCATCGCGCATTTTGTCAGTACCCATACCGATGAGATCGAAGCCCTGTTCGAACAGA is part of the Gammaproteobacteria bacterium genome and harbors:
- a CDS encoding HigA family addiction module antitoxin, with the translated sequence MGMHNPPHPCEFIQTTYMEPFGLSCRYLSEQLDVAPSTLNRVLKQQSGVGPEMALRLSKALGRSPESWLAMQDAHDLWQVKRSVKLGKVQRVNLDAA
- a CDS encoding GFA family protein; amino-acid sequence: MSVKNGSCGCGNLKYSIDGEPINSLFCYCKECQILTGSDKWFGVWIPKDNFKIVSGSPVIFTRKGSSGKDMNYLFCEKCGVTICAEVTVGNFYSVAVSTLNNSNEFVPAMAIYTASAPNWAVFPEGVPKFEILPPNLGA
- a CDS encoding IS1182 family transposase, which encodes MPNFKHYDYNQSSMVVINYEDQLQPGTFEHTIHHLIDNKLDLSVFHPNYRNDDNGRPAYDPAILLKIILFAYSKGITSSREIQWCCETNILFKALSCDSVPHFTTIAHFVSTHTDEIEALFEQILLVCHQQGLLGNELFAIDGCKMPSNAAKEWSGTFKELEEKRDKIRRRIRHQLTEHRRLDKQDPDNQARVERSKQTLETLDKACDRIDRFLKQAAPRMGQGRRRKEVKSNITDNESAKMTTSKGTIQGYNGVATVDGKHQVIVDAQAFGEGQEHHTLQPVIEAVRGRLKKLKINRNLSKTGTVITADTGFANEANMKYLKDNGLNAYIPDNQFRSRDPRFADHKNKYGKKPAVTGKPWGGDKKKAVIPGSEFTFDAKALVCICPQGETLSYNGTRTNAQGDKVAYFEGRLLQCRHCPRKKACMHNPESADHRKGHGRQVSFVLKQAGKRESSTPYTDWMKARVDSEQGKEIYGHRMSVVEPVFGNIGTNKGLNRISLRGKRKAQGQWRLYCMVHNIEKLMNYGKLAASP
- a CDS encoding type II toxin-antitoxin system RelE/ParE family toxin codes for the protein MIKSFKHKGLREFYESGKTRGIQAQHSKKLRMQLAALDSAKSIDDMNIPGYRLHPLKGSRKGFWSITVSGNWRVTFQFFDGNVYIVDYEDYH
- a CDS encoding IS110 family transposase; the protein is MNITTIGIDLAKNSFSVVGMNEQGKVVLRKSLSRNKLLPFIVQCPPCFIGMEACSGAHYWGREFIKLGHRVGLIAAKFVEPYRKGSKNDNNDAEAICEAVLRPNIWFVPIKTPDQQAVLCIHRVRQGLVRDRTSMINQLRGLLSEFGIVMPKGRYPAQQAIVGILEDAENSLPMTARRVIANLWQRIKQASDQIQDYDRELALLVKEHPIARLIMTIPGIGEQTASGVVASVPNPKMFKNSRQFAAWLGLVPRQYTTGGKIKLGRITKKGDQYLRTCLVHGARAVVANLRDKQDRVSCWLRDLIARRGYLRAVVALAARNARLIWTLMMKQESYRTMPV
- a CDS encoding VOC family protein; translation: MESRISIITLGVEDLERSHRFYNQGLGFPTSRDPEQGIVFFQTSGVCLALYPLTKLAEDVSPSLSAKRSGFSGITIAHNTKSREEVDAVLKLAENAGGRIEKPAQDVFWGGYSGYFSDPDGYYWEVAYADSWEFNNDGSLVIE